The DNA region GTGCTGCCAACGGTCACCGCCGGGCGGCTGAGGGTGAGGGCGCCACTGCCGACGTTGGCGGTGGCGCCGTCCGCCACCGCCGGATGAAAGGGCGCAAGCGCCAGCTTGGGCCAGCGGTCAGCCCATCTGCGCTGGAGGAACAGGGGCGTGTCGTGGTCTCCGAGGACCGGCAACTGCGAAGCGTGCAGTCCCGCCGCTGCGAGCGCCCGCGCATTCCAACCCAGCGTTCGGCGGTCCAGCAGTCCCGTCCAGGAGGCGAGCGAGTAGCTCGTAACGCACTCACCCGTCCAGCGCTCCAGGAGAAAATCCGGCACCGAGCAGAACCGGGCGACGGACAATTCAGGGTGCGTCAAGCGCCACCAGCGTACCTGCGCTGGCCAGTACGCGCTGAAGGCAGGACAGCCCGTTTCATCGGGTGACGTCAGTCCCCTCAGGGCCTCCACCTCGCCAGCAGAGCGGGTGTCTGCATACGACAGGACCGGGCCAACCGCTTCGCCCCGTTTGTTCAGCGCGACGAGGGTGCTCGCGATGGACGTTAGCGCGACCGCCAGCACGGCGCGGTTCCCCAGGCGGCTGTGCAGCCGGTCGAGCACCCTTTCGGCCGCTGTCATGACGTCGTTCAGAGGCACCTCAGCGACGCCACCCGAGGCGTACCGCAGCGCGACGCTTTCCTGCACCTCCAGGCCCGCGAGGCTGCGCCCCCACGTGTCGAATGCCGCGCCCTTCACGCCGCTGCTGCCCAGGTCCAGGGCCAGGACGACGGGAGGCGGAGCGTGGACTGCCCTCATCCCTTGACGCCCCCGGCAGTCAGGCCCTTCACGATGTAACGCTGAACGGTCAGGGACAGCACGATGATCGGGAGGGTAATCAGCACGGCTGCCGCCGCGATCGCTCCGTAGTCCTGACTGCCGTAACTCAGAAAGTTGAACACCGCCACGGGCACGGTCTTGGTCGCCGGTCCGCCCAGAATCAGGCTGAACAGAAACTGGTTCCAGGAAAAGATCATTGCGAGAATTCCTGCAGTCACCATGCCTGGCGCGACGAGCGGCAGGATAATCCGCACGAAGGCCCCCGCCCGGCTTGAACCGTCCACCAGCGCCGCTTCCTCGAGGTCGGTGGGAATGTCCTCGAAAAAAGCGATGGTGATCCACACGATCAGCGGCAGGGTAATGATCAGGTGGCTGGTGATCAGGGCGGTAAACGAACCGATCAAGTTCAGCCGTGTAAAGGCCAGAAATAACGGCAGCAGGAACGTGATGTAGGGGATGATGCGGCTGATCAAAATCCACAAGCTCAGGCCCCGCTGCTTGAAGCGCGCAATGGCATACGCCGCCGGCAGGCCCAACACCATGCCGATGAACGTGGCCGCTACCGCGACGATGAGGCTATTTTTGGTGAACACCAGGAAGTCATTGCGCTCAATTACGTTGCGGTAGTTGTCCAGTACGGGCGTAAACAGCCAGACTGGTGTGGGCGCGGTGTTCTGCACCTGGGTCTTAAGGCTCATCAGGATCATCCAGACGAACGGAAACAGCATCGCCAGGATGATCAACCCCAGCAAGACGTTCAGCACCAGGTCCCTGAGGGAAGATTCGCGACCGCCACTCATCCTCGGCGCCTCAGCAGATTCACGCCGATGGCGACCACGGCAACCGTAACGAGGAGCAGGGTGAGCAGTGCCGCCGTGTACCCGACCCGCAGGAACTCGAAGCCGGTGTGATAGGCATACACGTTCAGGGTCTCGCTGGCACTGCCAGGCCCCCCCTGGGTCATCACTTCGATAATGTCGAAGGTCTTCAGGGCATCAATCAGCCTCAAGGTCAGCGCGGCGAACACCGCGGGCTGAAGCATGGGCCAAGTGATGAAGCGAAAGACTTGCCAGGGTGACGCGCCGTCGATTCGCGCGGCTTCGAACGGCTCCTCGGGCATGGTCTGGAGCCCCGCGAGCAAGATCAGCGACACCAGGGGCGTCCACTGCCAGATGTCGACCAGGGCCAATGCGGGAACCACCAGCCGCGCGTCCGCCAACCACAGGCTGCGGTTCAGCCCCAGCGATTGCAGGAAGTAATTCAAGACGCCCAGGTTGGGGTCCATCATCAACGCCCAGATCAGGGCCACGGCCACCGGCGTGGAGATCATGGGCAGCAGCACGACGGCCCGCACCAGCCCGGAAGCGCGCATTTTACGGCTGAGCAGCAGGGAGAGCCCCAGACCCAGCAGCATTTGCGCGGGTACGGCAATCAGCGTGAACAGGAACATCAACCGTACGGAATTCCAGAAACGCGGGTCCTGCAACGCCGCGGTGTAATTGCCCAGACCCACGAAGCTGCTTGGCAGCGCCGCGCTTACCGAGCGCTCCTGCGTGCTGAGCACCAGGTTGAACATCAGGGGCAAGATGGTCAGCGCAAAGAGGGCGAGGACGGCCGGAAGTGGAAAAACCCAGCGGATGTTGCGGTCCAGCCAGGTGGAAAACCTCCGACCGGGAAGGGGCTGGGACGTCGACTTTGAACTGGGAGCCAGGCTCATGGGTCACCTCGGCGAGGGGCACAGGCGGAGGGAACCGGCCCCACTGGGTGCAGAGGCCGGTCCGTCAGGAGAGTTCGCCTACTTTTCCTTGCTGATAATGGTGTTGGTGGCCTGCTGGGCCCGCTCCAGCAGCTCCCTCACATTGCCGCCCTGCAAGATGCCCACAATGGCCTGTCCGAGCGCGTCGCGCACCTCACCCACCTGGCTGACAGGAGGATTCCACAGGGGTGTGGCCCGGGTGAGTTGACCCAGGTGCGCCCTGGTCCACTCCGGGTTTTTGTCCTGGCTCTTGAAGGCAGATTCGTTCCAGACACTGCGGCGCACAGCGGGAACGTCCTTGAGTAGGACGCGCAGCTGGTTCTGGCGGTTGGTGGCCCACTGGGTAAAGAGCCAGGCGGCCTGCTTGTTCCGGCTGCCCTTGCTGATGGATAAGGCCCACGAGGTCACGGTCGGCTTGTTGCCCGGCATGGCCGCGAAGCCGACCTTTCCGGCGACTGAACTGCTCTTGGGGTCGTCCACAATGGAGCGGAACAGCGAGGCGTCCGTGAACATGGCGGCCTTGCCCTGCGCGAAGAGGTTCGTTACCTCAGGCCAGCTCATGGTCACGGCGGCTTGCGGACCGTAATTGCGCAGCAGGCCGGTGTAGAACGTCATCGCCTGTACGAATTTGGGGTCGCTGAAGTTGGCGTCACCGTCCTTCAACCACTGGCTCCCGTAGGCGTACATGTACGGCGCGAACTGGCTGGTGGCCGCCGCACCCTTACCGCGCAGCGCAATGCCGACCACGCCGTCCTTGCCGTGAAGTGTCTTTGCCGCTGTTTCCAGCTGCTTGAGGGTTTTGGGCACGGCGACGCCGTACTTCTGAAAGAGGTCCTTGCGGTAGAACAGCATGGTGGTCTCGGTCTGGATGGGTATGCCCGTCATCACGCCCGCATACCGGGTGGAATTCACGACCGAGGGAAAGAAGTCGCTGAAGCCCCAGTTGCCGGCGGTGACGGCCCTGTTGTTCACGTAGCTGTCCAGGTCCTCCACCCAGCCGCTCTTCGCGTACAGCTGCCCTTCCTGGCCGGGGGACATCATGAACGCATCGAGGTTCTGCCCGCCAGTGGAAAGCTCCACCAGGACTTTCTGGCGGAACTGCGCTTCCGGGTAGGTTTCCGTGACCAACCGGATCCCCGTGAGTTTCTCGAACTCCGGCAGGTACGGCTGGATGGCTGTCGTCCAGGGGTGCTGGTTAAGCAAGACGCGCAGCGTGGTGCCTTTGGCAGAGTCCCACTTGAAACTCTGGGCCTGCGCAGCGCCCAGCGAGAGAACGGCCGTCAGGGCGAACAAGGTAACTTTGCGCATACTGGACCTCCTGGTGGCCACGGGGGCCGGCGAAAACGTGAATCAGGTGGGGTCGGCGTTCAACTCACGGCGAGCGTCGCGTGCCCGAGCAATGCGTTCGGACATATAGGGTTCTTGCGAGGCGTGGAGGCTGGTAAACAGGGCGTCGAGCAGGCACAGCTGCGCAAACCGGACGTTCAGGCCCTCGGGGCGGTAACGGTCGCCTGGTGCGGAACTGGTCAAGGTGTGGTGTGCCGCGCGAGTGAGGGGAGAACGGCCAAGGCCAGTGATCGCCACCACGGACGCGCCAGCTCCCCGCGCCAGGCGGGCAGCCCGTACCACATCCTGGCTGGCGCCACTAAAGGACACCGCGATCAGTACATCGGTGGGTTCCAGAAGGGAGGATACCTGCAAGAAGGCACTGGGATCGGTATGTGCAGCGCAGGATAAGCCGAGGCGCAGACCCCGCTGCTGCCCATCGAGGGCGATGAGGCCACTCCAGCCCAGGCCGATCAACGCGATGTGCCGGGAGAGGGAGACGGCCTGCACCGCTGAACTGAAAGCCTCCAGGTCCAAATGGCCCAGCGTGTCACGCAGGGCCATGCCCGCGCCGTCGAACACCTTACTTAAGACCGTCACGGCCGCGTCTCCTGCGTCCACCCCAATGTTCGTCTGCCGGGTGACGGCCAGCGAACGGGAGAGCTGCAGTTTAAACTCCTGAAAGCCCCCAAAGCCCAGGCTCTGCACCACCCGCACCACAGTGGCGTCGCCCGTCCCGGTGCGCTCACTGAGTTCGGCTATGGTCAGCCCGAGAAAGCCCTCAGGGTCGTGGAGGATGTATTCAATGACTCGCCCACTGGCCACCCCGACCTCACCCCTCAGCAAATGCAGGCGGCGCAGGATCGGCGGCAGATGGGAAGTGTCACCGGACATACAGGATGTGCGTCCTTCCTCAGACCAGAGAACCGGTCCGCGTTATGGGTGGATTGAGAAACACCAGGAATATACGTCCGACACTTCGGGTTTGGAATATCAACGTGGAGTGCATTTCCACTCCGCTCAAGACGAATAGCGCCTCCCCGTCTCCCTCACTTCAGTTCAACCACTGCGAGCAAGCTGCTCCCCAAGGCCTGATCTATTGGCGGCTGGACTCCTACTGCCGTTCAAGACGGTTGGTGCGAATGATCCCTGCCAGACTGCTGTTGACAGCCTGAAGGGGAAAGAGGACCTGTTCCGCTTCCAGAACAGTTGCGCATATGGAGCAAAATTCCATAATTGGTCCTTTCTATACAGAATAACACTCTCTAAACACACTGGGGAGAACGGAAGATGCGTCTGCCTGTCTCGTCTCGGATGGTCGAAACGAGAGCAAGCCCCCTGGTGTCTCTTCAGGAACCCTGAAGAAACCCACCTGACCCAGCCAGACCGAGCAGCGCTTCTTTCCGTCCTGCCTCAAATCCAGCCAACTGCTCTGCGGCAAGGTGCAGGTGCAGCGCGAGGATGGAATTGGCCGCTTCCCGAGGACGAGGTGCTCGCACGACTGCTGGCTCAGCCTGGAGCGTGGAGGTCAACCGGTAGCTGCCAGATAAACAGACACGTACTCCGCACCGGCACAGGAACTCAGTGCCGGGCTTCTGCATCCGGCGCTGAGAGCGGCGGTACGCGAGCCAAAGGTCCGTGCACCCCTCAGGTACCTGACGCAACAGGCCCAGATCGTTTAGAAAGCCCTGCGCAGACCTTGAGAAGGTGGGCCAACAGGGCCTGTCCAGCGGCACGGAGGGCAAGGATACATGCATGTCCTGGATCATCACCCTTCTCGTTGGCGCCCTCTGCGGCTGGCTCGCTTCCCTCGTCATGAAGACCGACGGCCAGCAGGGCGCCGTCGCCAATATCCTCATCGGCGTCGTCGGCAGCCTCCTCGCGCAGTTCCTCTTCGGCAACCTCCTCCACCTTGGCGGCAATGCCGCGGGAGACGGCTTTAACCTCATGAGCATCGTTTGGGGCGTTGTCGGCAGCGTTGTCCTGATCGCCATCCTCAAGGGCCTGCGCGTCCTTCGGTAACCCTCCCTTCGCTCACCCATTCAGCAAACGTGCCACCTCTCCGAGGTGGCACGTTTTGGTGTAGGAGGGTGGCCTGCGCTGCAGCGTCCCCCTATTGGTACTCCGTCGACTCACGGAGGGGGTGCAAGCCAGCGAATGGATACCCTGCAGCGCATTCCTGCGAGCCACGGCTCAAACGTATCTCCAAGGTCTACTTTTAAAGGGGGTCTGAAATCCCTGCTGGCGGGGGGGGTGTATGACTAAGGGATGGGGGAATGATGGGGCGGAGGTGGTGAGCACATGACGCGGACGCTACCTCCCCTGACGACCTCACAGATAATGAGCGGAACGTCCTCCAGCCGCCGGCCCCTCCTGAATCTCTTGTTGGTCGTCTCCATAAGTGGTCTTTGTGGGGAGTTTTGGAGAAAAACTTCTCTGTCCCCGTATGACGGAGCTCTGCCGAAGACAGCAGCACACCTTGTCTACGAGGTAATGATTCGCTCCGACCAAAGGCCCAGCCTGATCTTCTTCAGACCCACTTTAGTCCTTGACGCACTCTAGCAGAAAGCCATGATGCGTAAAGAAGCAGAATCAGGCAGCTGACGGCGACAGCAGTAAGGTGCTCTTGACCACCGAGGAAGCAAACAGTGTCATACACAGAATGCCACAGCATCAAGGGCACCAGCGAGCCCACTTGGAAGCGTAAAAGGGCCGCAACCACACCAAACAGAAAGGCAAACCCAACCTGGAGGAGGGTTTGAGCAGCGATCTGACCGCCCAGCATATTTAGGCCGTGCGTTACGGAAAATAGCACTGTTGAAATCAATACGGCTGTCCAAAATCCTTTTGGCAGGAGCCATTTGATGAAAAGGCCCCGGTACAAGCCCTCCTCCACAAAGCCAATCGTACAGCAAAACCAACGAAGTATAAGAGTTCTCCCCCACTGTGGGGCCACGCAGGATGTGTCCCAAAGGCCTGAATCAACACGACAAGTCCGGGAATGAGGAAGAAGCGTGCGTCTCGCCAGGAGAGCTGGCCAAACGGCTTCGGTGACGCAACGCGCCACTGGCGCTTCCCAAAAAACAAGAAGCTCAGCCAGAGGGAAAGACCAGGAGAACGGGCTGAAGTTGGGGTAGCGCGTGGTGACTCCTATTTTCACTCAGAAGGGAAAGCAACGTTCCGGCGGCTCCCAAAGTGACCAGGAGTGTCAGGGTCGTGAGCGTAAGTGCCCAACCCGGGTATCGTTCCCCGAAACCCGTCTGGTTGATCGTCTTCATTAACATGCGAATTCCCCCCGTTTCGTCTCAGGTCAGCAAAGGCCTGCAGTCGCCTCGTGGCGTACGGCAGGTCTTCCGCGGGTCCCGATGAAATCATTTTTATTTGCCGTAGAACATGAGGTATTGGCGCAGCTGTGACCGCCAGTACGTCAGGTCATGCCCGCCTGTCTTTTGCATGAAGATGGTATTCCCACATTCCCGCTTTAACTTCTGGACAAAGTGCTCATTCACGCCCTGAAGAGCGTCGGACTTCCCCACATCCACGAACAGCGCATAAGTCTTCAGGGGTGTCCGCTGGAGCAGCGAGAACGGATCACGTGCGCCCCGAAGGGCTGGGGACGGATAGAGCCAGTCACGCTGCCCCGTGTACTGATCGTCATGCCCATCCCATAGAGCCGCGCTGTGTGCCCCGATCCGGCCAAACAGTGCCGGGTGCCGCAACCCCAGGAACAGGGCGGCGTAACCGCCCATCGAGATCCCACCTACGCTCCGCCCTGTACGGTTGGGCACTGTAGAGAAGTATGCGTCAATATAAGGGATGAGTTCCCGAATCAGGTAGTCTTCCCAGCGGCCGGGTGTGACGCCGCTGATGGCCCGGGCTGGGCTGCTATTCACCCCGAAGGAGAAGCGGTAGTCGGGGGAGACCACGATCAGGGGATGAATTCGCCTCTCCCGCAAAAGCTCATCGAGTAGAGATTGGGTAGGCAGTATGCCCAGCCAGAAGGTTTCATCCCCGCCATAGGGATGCATCAAGTACACCACTGGGTAGCGGTGCCCCGCGCTGTAACCGGGAGGCAGATAGACGCGGAGGGACAGGTCCTGCTTCAGCGCAGCGCTGTACAGCATCAAGTCCTGCACCTGGGAGGGAGAGGATGCGTGTGCGAATCCAAGAAGGAGGAGGGCCAAGGGCCAGCACCGATGCCGTTTCACTTTAGTGAAGGGCGTAGAGAATGCCATCGTCCGATCCGAAAAATACGGTGTCGCGGACAATGACAGGTGAAGACAGAATCGCAGCGCCCGCCTGGAAGTGCCAGCGCTCTTTCCCCGTCGCTACGTCTAAAGCGTAAAGGGTTCCAGGCTCTTTGGTGGCGTACGCGTTGAACGACGCGGTGTATACGGTGTTTGCCGCCAGCGCCGGAGAGGCGAATATGTTACCGGCAAGTGGCCGCTGCCACTTTACCTTTCCCGTTGCTGCGTCCATCGCAAACATCATTTTCTGGTCTGAGTTGCCGTAGTACAGCGTGTTATTCGCAAATGCAGCGGAAGGCACGACCCAGCTTCCCCCATTGCCATGACCCCAGCGAATCTTGCCACTCTTACTGTCCAACGCGTAGAAATTGCTGTCTCGGCTTCCGAAGTACACCATGTTCTTCCCCAGAACGGGAGAAGACGGAACACCCCCGCTGATGTCTGCCGACCACAGCAGCTTGCCAGTCTGAGCGTTCAACGCTACAAAATCGAATTTCCAGGCACCGACGTAGAGTACGTCGCCGCGCAAGGCTGGGCTGGAGCGAACCCCCTGAAAGAGTTCCTGCGACCACAACAGGCGCCCTGAATTCCGTGTGAACGCGAGAAGGCCACCGTCTTGCATGGGGGTGATCCCCGTAGAGGAGCCCACATACACGGCCTGGCTGTCCGCAACGGGAGAGGACAAGTAGTAGTCCCAGGCATCTTTGGCCTTGCTGTCACGGTCGTAGCGGGCTTTCCACTGGGTGGCACCGCTCTGCGCCTGCACGGCGTACAGAAAACCGTCACGGCTGGTGAAGTACACGGTGCCGTCCACCACCAGGGGTGATGAAGCGACGTCTCCCCCTGTTTGGACCTTCCAGACCAGCGCGCCATTATCCGAGCGGAGAGCGTACACAAAACCGTCGCCACTCCCGAAAATGACGAGGTTGCCGTAAGGGACGGGTGTCGAGCGAATTGGACCGGACGTCTTGAACTTCCACTTCACGCCGTGCAAGGCTGGTACACCTGGGCCATCAAATGTTCCGGAATGAAGGGCGTCACTGCGAAAACCGCTGGATGTCAGGGTCAAGGCAGGCCATCCTGTCAGGGCAAGGGCAAGGCCGACGGACTTGAAGAGCACCAGCTTGGGTAGAACAGACATGGAGGCTCCCGGTGGAATTCGACTGAATTTGGGAAGACCGGACAACGAACTGACCTGATCCTCCAGCCGCATTGCGGCGACTGAGACAGTGCTAGGTTGGCATTCCGATGACCCGCGAATCCCACGCGCTGAATGAAACCCACAATAAGGGGAGTGGTGGACAGCCTACGAGGGCCAATTCCGGTGAGTCGGAAGGAGCCAATTCGGCACAACAGGGAAGGGACGGCCTCCCATCGGCGCTTCTGGGCTTTGCTTTAGAAGGTGCGAATCAGCTCCCACTTCACCGTCGACTGTTCGGAGGCCTGCGTGAACGCATCTTGAGTGGGCAATTGAGTCTGGGTACGCGCCTCCCATCGACTCGGGTGCTAGCCCGCGAACTCGGGGTCTCGCGGAACACGGTCGCCCTGGCGTTTGATCAGTTGATCAGTGAGGGCTACCTGCGGTCAGTAGGGGGGGCGGGAACGTACGTGGCGGAGCTCGACGCGCCTCTGCATCCCCCCAATGCCTCTGCCTCACAGCGGCCTGCCCTACGGACAGAGGCCCTACGCGCCCAGGTCGGTTCCTTCTGGTTTCCGTACGTTCCGGCAGCTGCTGGAAACACGCCCGCTTTTCGACTCGCGGTGCCTGCCAGTGAGGCCTTTCCACTGGCGACCTGGAAACGGTGTCTGGCCAAACACACCGCTCGCCTGTCCACGGATTTGTTTCTTTCCCAGGAGGATGGTGGCCTTCTGGCCCTGCGTGAAGTCCTGGCCTCCTACCTCGCCGTGTACCGGGGAGTGCGCTGCACCCCGGAGCAAATCATCATTGCCGACTCCCACTTGTCGTTTCACCTGGCAGCCCGCGTCCTGTTGGATCCAGGGGATGAGGTCTGGTTCGAGGACCCAGGGTATTTCGCCGCCCGGGAGGCCCTGCTCGCGGCTGACGCACGGCCGATTCCCATCCCAGTGGATGCGGAAGGGATAGACGTGGCGGCTGGGCGCATTAGGGCACCCCATGCGCGCATGGCCTACGTCACGCCGTCGTATCAGTTTCCTTCCGGCGTCACGATGAGTGCGGCGCGGCGACAGGCGCTGCTGGGATGGGCACGGGAAGCGCAGGCATGGATCTTAGAAGATGATTTCGACTGTGAGTTCCGGTATGCCGGACCGCCAATTACAGCCCTGCAGGGATTGGACACGGACCACCGGGTGCTGTATAGCGGAAGCTTCAACAAGACGCTCTTTCCAGCGTTGCGCCTCGGGTACCTGGTGGTTCCACAGGAACGAATCAGCGATTTCTTGTGGATGCGCCGCATCGTCAGTGCGCCGGCATCCCTCCTTGAACAGGCTGCCCTGGCAGACTTTATTGGAGAGGGGCACTTCGCACGGCACATGAAACGGTGCCGCGCGCTGTATGCGAGGCGCCGCAGCGTTTTGGAAGACGCATTGACGCAGGAACTCGGGGATGTCCTGAGCCTGGAGCCTCCTCAAGCTGGAACATACTGGGTGCTGCGGTTGCCCGGGCATCTGAACGACCTGGAAATTGCGCAAGCGGCGCAAGCCGAGGGACTTGAGGTCTGGCCGCTCTCGACCTGGAGCTTGAGTGGGGCCGGCACTCCGGGGCTCCTCCTGGGCTACGCGGGGGTCAGCGAAGCGCAGTTGCGGCGAGGTGTTCAGCAACTCGCCCGGCTCCTTCGTGCGGCCCTGTCACAGCCTTAGGTCGATGAGCTGAAGAGCGGTCTGCCCCTCGCTTGGCAACGCGTACGTCACACCCACCTCGCTGTCCGCCTTCTCGCAACTCCAACTTAAGCCGCCGCCTGTCAAAGTGCCTCCTAAAAAGATCAGGGGAACGTTTGGCCAAGCGGCGGATCATCACCTCGTAGAGGAGGTAGTCCGCTGTTTCCAGCCGCGCTCATCGTCCCCTACCATGCTTCTGGACTTTCATGGCCACGTAAAGGTCTGGAGTGAACCCAATCGAGCGGACCGCAGGGCAAGTCACATCTGGGCGGTAGTGTAGCGGGCGGCGAACTCGGCGGGTGGAACGTACCCCAGGCTGGAGTGCAGTCGGCGACGGTTGTACAGGTCCGCAATAAAGAACTCGATGTGTCGTCGAGCGTCGTCCAGATCGACGTATTCTTGCAGATCGACCTCCTCAGTCTTCAGGGTCTTGTAGAAGCTCTCCATTTTGGCGTTGTCATAGGGATTGCCTGTCCTGGACATACTTGGCGTGATTCCTGCGGACCGCAAGCGGTCCACGTACACCCGACTGGCGTATTGCACGCCCTGGTCCGAATGGTGCAGCAGACCGGGGGCAGGACAACGCGCTGCAAGCGCGTTGTTGAGCGCTGCCAGCGGTAAATCTGCGTCCAGAAACTTTGACATGGACCAGCCCACCACCTCACGGGTAAAACCGTCCAGCACGCAGGCCAGGTACACAAAGCCTTGGCGGACTCGCACGTAGGTCAGATCGGCTTGCCAGACCTGATCTGGCCGTACTGGGACGACTTCGCGTAGCAGATTTGGGAAGCGCTTCTCGTTGTGGTTGGAATCGGTTGTCGCCCGATAGCGGCGCTTCGGGCGGCAGAGCAACCGGCGTTCCCGCATGACTCTCAACACGCGCTTGTGGTTCACTGGGCGGCCTCGTCGGGCCAACTCGCGGGTGACACGCCGATATCCGTATCCGTCGAACTCCACCACTACGGCCTCAATGTCCTGGGACAACGCCTGATCGGCGTCCATCTCCTCCCGGCCCTGCTGTTCGTAGAACCACGAGCGATTAACCCCGTGCAGCTCACACAGACGACGCACCGACACCTCTTTTGGGCGCGCTCCGCGCATCCTCGATCATTTGGTGCCTTGTTTCGAGCGGTACGTCGCCAACGACTTTTTTAGGATTGTGTTCTCCAACGACAACTGCCCGCAAAACCGTTCCAACTCGGCGATTCGCTGTTCCAACGACTGGTCGGGCTTGGCCTGGTCGGTGAAGGCCATTTCCCCACGCACCTCGACCTCCTTCCGCCAGCGGCGGATCAGACTGGGCGAGAGAGCGTGTTCTCGGCAGAGCTGAGCGGTCGTCTTTTGACCCCCGTCAACTTGATTCACGATGTCGAGCTTGAACTCACGGCTGTGGGTACGTCCGGGCATACGGGCTCCTTCGGTGCCGTCAGCCTACGGGCTGACGGGGACGAAGTGCTTGGTCTCTTGGTCCGCTCCTAAGGGTTCAGTCCAGTCCGCTCTACCACCCAGCGCCGTTTCAGTATCACGAATCCTCTGGGCATTTCAACGGCGTGTGGAGATGTTTTGGAGCTCTGAGAAAATCCGGGCTTGAGAGGGAAGGCGATGGCCGCCACAGGGCTTCTGCCCCACACCTGAGCGGGTTGACTGATCACCACCCGCGCTTTACACGCGAATGGGCGTTCTCACTGCCGATTGAGCGCCTCAATCAGCGTGTCTTTCTCTAAACCCTGATATGGATCAACGTCCAACACGATGAGCATGCTGCCGCGTATCAGGCTCGTGTACGGTTCACGCTTCGGGGCCTGGCGGCGGTCCCGGCCGTAGGTCACGTTCGTCAGGCGGATGCCTAGCAACGGCTCACACGTATACTCGGCGATCATCAGGAAATCCACCTTCACCCGGAACGTGCGGGTCACCCGTCCTCGCGGCGTGACTGCGTCGAAATTTCTGAGTTGGACGTTGCGCTTCACCTTATAGGGCTGTCCGGCCAGCATCTTTGCCAACGAGACTGCAAATTGGTCCTCAACTCGTTCAAGCGGGAACACTGCTTCATCTTTAGGCGTCGCGACCTCAGCCCCTTCTGCCCGCTGCAGGTCGGTGTTCCCCAATGGGTCGTGCATTTTATGAGCTTAATTCATCCCGAGTGGCTCTCGGTTGATTGGGGTTTACCCGCTGTAAAGAACCAGCACCAACACAAAACGCAATGGATACCGGGGTTGGACTCTAACCTGCGCGAGCAGAGTTGTCAGATCCCGGTAAGCGTTTCCTGCCAAAATATTTTTACGTTGAAACATTCTTCTGTCTGGTATCCACTTCGGTGGACCTTGACCAGGAAGCTCAGCGTTTTGCCCTCTTCGCTTGGAGTCGCCATGAAAAAGACCCTGACTGCCCTGACCCTCGCCCTCATCGCCAGTGTCGCCAGCGCCCAGAAAAAGACCATTAC from Deinococcus hopiensis KR-140 includes:
- a CDS encoding CPBP family glutamic-type intramembrane protease, with the protein product MKIGVTTRYPNFSPFSWSFPLAELLVFWEAPVARCVTEAVWPALLARRTLLPHSRTCRVDSGLWDTSCVAPQWGRTLILRWFCCTIGFVEEGLYRGLFIKWLLPKGFWTAVLISTVLFSVTHGLNMLGGQIAAQTLLQVGFAFLFGVVAALLRFQVGSLVPLMLWHSVYDTVCFLGGQEHLTAVAVSCLILLLYASWLSARVRQGLKWV
- a CDS encoding carbohydrate ABC transporter permease, which gives rise to MSLAPSSKSTSQPLPGRRFSTWLDRNIRWVFPLPAVLALFALTILPLMFNLVLSTQERSVSAALPSSFVGLGNYTAALQDPRFWNSVRLMFLFTLIAVPAQMLLGLGLSLLLSRKMRASGLVRAVVLLPMISTPVAVALIWALMMDPNLGVLNYFLQSLGLNRSLWLADARLVVPALALVDIWQWTPLVSLILLAGLQTMPEEPFEAARIDGASPWQVFRFITWPMLQPAVFAALTLRLIDALKTFDIIEVMTQGGPGSASETLNVYAYHTGFEFLRVGYTAALLTLLLVTVAVVAIGVNLLRRRG
- a CDS encoding GlsB/YeaQ/YmgE family stress response membrane protein; translation: MSWIITLLVGALCGWLASLVMKTDGQQGAVANILIGVVGSLLAQFLFGNLLHLGGNAAGDGFNLMSIVWGVVGSVVLIAILKGLRVLR
- a CDS encoding ABC transporter substrate-binding protein is translated as MRKVTLFALTAVLSLGAAQAQSFKWDSAKGTTLRVLLNQHPWTTAIQPYLPEFEKLTGIRLVTETYPEAQFRQKVLVELSTGGQNLDAFMMSPGQEGQLYAKSGWVEDLDSYVNNRAVTAGNWGFSDFFPSVVNSTRYAGVMTGIPIQTETTMLFYRKDLFQKYGVAVPKTLKQLETAAKTLHGKDGVVGIALRGKGAAATSQFAPYMYAYGSQWLKDGDANFSDPKFVQAMTFYTGLLRNYGPQAAVTMSWPEVTNLFAQGKAAMFTDASLFRSIVDDPKSSSVAGKVGFAAMPGNKPTVTSWALSISKGSRNKQAAWLFTQWATNRQNQLRVLLKDVPAVRRSVWNESAFKSQDKNPEWTRAHLGQLTRATPLWNPPVSQVGEVRDALGQAIVGILQGGNVRELLERAQQATNTIISKEK
- a CDS encoding carbohydrate ABC transporter permease, with protein sequence MSGGRESSLRDLVLNVLLGLIILAMLFPFVWMILMSLKTQVQNTAPTPVWLFTPVLDNYRNVIERNDFLVFTKNSLIVAVAATFIGMVLGLPAAYAIARFKQRGLSLWILISRIIPYITFLLPLFLAFTRLNLIGSFTALITSHLIITLPLIVWITIAFFEDIPTDLEEAALVDGSSRAGAFVRIILPLVAPGMVTAGILAMIFSWNQFLFSLILGGPATKTVPVAVFNFLSYGSQDYGAIAAAAVLITLPIIVLSLTVQRYIVKGLTAGGVKG
- a CDS encoding gluconokinase, which produces MRAVHAPPPVVLALDLGSSGVKGAAFDTWGRSLAGLEVQESVALRYASGGVAEVPLNDVMTAAERVLDRLHSRLGNRAVLAVALTSIASTLVALNKRGEAVGPVLSYADTRSAGEVEALRGLTSPDETGCPAFSAYWPAQVRWWRLTHPELSVARFCSVPDFLLERWTGECVTSYSLASWTGLLDRRTLGWNARALAAAGLHASQLPVLGDHDTPLFLQRRWADRWPKLALAPFHPAVADGATANVGSGALTLSRPAVTVGSTSAVRFAVRGDPPPIPPGLWSYRIDRETHLLGGALTEGGNLYSWLQTTLRLGRELDQELLTLSPDAHGLTFLPALGGTRSPDYDPHARGTIHGLGYATTPVEIARAAMEGVACRLANVAWRLPVSGDALFVASGQALLASRAWQQILADALGRPLLLEDIRAGASARGAALMALQNQGHQVSTEPVAQRLVKPDPAHHDAYRALHVRMDCLTDQLRELRTLRERVG
- a CDS encoding MurR/RpiR family transcriptional regulator, producing MSGDTSHLPPILRRLHLLRGEVGVASGRVIEYILHDPEGFLGLTIAELSERTGTGDATVVRVVQSLGFGGFQEFKLQLSRSLAVTRQTNIGVDAGDAAVTVLSKVFDGAGMALRDTLGHLDLEAFSSAVQAVSLSRHIALIGLGWSGLIALDGQQRGLRLGLSCAAHTDPSAFLQVSSLLEPTDVLIAVSFSGASQDVVRAARLARGAGASVVAITGLGRSPLTRAAHHTLTSSAPGDRYRPEGLNVRFAQLCLLDALFTSLHASQEPYMSERIARARDARRELNADPT